The following are encoded in a window of Geotrypetes seraphini chromosome 5, aGeoSer1.1, whole genome shotgun sequence genomic DNA:
- the CMC4 gene encoding cx9C motif-containing protein 4, with the protein MAQKDPCQKQACEIQKCLQANNYMESKCEAVIKEMLLCCARLPKGKSISCSGFEKKTAEERLNSDTASD; encoded by the exons ATGGCCCAGAAGGATCCTTGCCAGAAGCAAGCCTGTGAAATCCAGAAATGCTTGCAAG CTAACAATTATATGGAAAGTAAATGTGAAGCTGTTATTAAGGAGATGCTCCTGTGCTGTGCTCGACTCCCTAAAGGAAAATCCATCTCTTGCTCTGGATTTGAGAAAAAGACAGCAGAAGAAAGGCTGAATAGTGACACTGCATCAGACTAA